A part of Aurantimicrobium sp. MWH-Uga1 genomic DNA contains:
- a CDS encoding DUF349 domain-containing protein: protein MSEKTQVRVDSDGNVYVVEGSNERLVGQYPDVSAEEAIAYFERKFNDTNSALVLLEQRAKNGASASEIAESISKISEQIDARAGIGNYDALAERANKLSASLDELSAAEKEKHVEALEKAKAEREAIVSEMEKLAAIDSQKIQWKQTTKKVDELFAQWQSAQKSGPRLSKTEANELWKRFRDARHQLDQHRRAFFAELDAKNKSAKSAKEELISQAEALVADGKGNVTAYRSLLDKWKLAPRAGKKIDDALWSRFKAAGDAIYAAKKSADEAEDESFAGNLEVKLALLVEAETLLTATDRVEARSKLNAIQKKWDAAGKVPRAQFKSTEDRMRKVEQAVRALEDTHWNASNPEKIARSEGLAGQIQDKIATLESELVSAKNEKNTAKIADLEAAIKTQKEWLAVLSK, encoded by the coding sequence ATGTCTGAAAAGACACAAGTACGCGTTGATTCTGATGGCAACGTTTATGTTGTTGAGGGTTCCAACGAACGGCTGGTTGGTCAATACCCAGATGTATCTGCCGAAGAGGCAATTGCCTACTTTGAACGTAAATTCAATGACACAAATTCCGCGCTCGTTCTTCTCGAGCAACGTGCTAAAAATGGTGCATCAGCCTCAGAAATTGCCGAAAGCATTTCTAAAATTTCTGAACAAATTGACGCACGGGCAGGAATTGGAAACTACGACGCACTAGCTGAACGTGCCAACAAACTCTCAGCATCTTTAGATGAGCTTTCTGCTGCTGAAAAAGAAAAGCACGTCGAGGCTCTTGAGAAGGCTAAAGCCGAACGTGAAGCTATCGTCTCTGAAATGGAAAAGCTAGCAGCCATTGATTCCCAAAAAATTCAATGGAAACAAACCACAAAAAAGGTTGATGAACTTTTTGCCCAGTGGCAGTCGGCGCAAAAATCAGGACCCCGCCTTAGCAAGACAGAAGCAAATGAGCTCTGGAAGCGCTTCCGAGATGCTCGTCATCAACTCGACCAGCACCGTCGAGCATTCTTTGCTGAATTAGATGCGAAAAACAAAAGCGCAAAATCCGCTAAAGAAGAACTCATTTCACAAGCTGAAGCACTCGTTGCTGATGGCAAGGGAAATGTTACTGCTTACCGATCTTTGCTAGATAAATGGAAACTAGCCCCACGTGCTGGCAAAAAGATAGATGATGCACTCTGGTCACGATTCAAGGCCGCAGGTGATGCCATTTATGCTGCAAAGAAGTCAGCTGATGAGGCGGAGGATGAATCATTCGCTGGCAACCTTGAGGTCAAACTTGCATTACTCGTTGAAGCTGAAACACTTCTCACAGCTACCGATCGCGTGGAGGCTCGTTCGAAACTCAATGCAATTCAAAAAAAGTGGGATGCAGCAGGGAAAGTTCCTCGCGCACAATTTAAGAGCACAGAAGACCGCATGCGGAAAGTCGAACAAGCAGTTCGGGCCTTGGAAGACACTCACTGGAATGCTTCCAATCCTGAAAAAATTGCTCGATCTGAAGGTCTCGCCGGACAAATTCAAGACAAAATCGCAACTCTTGAGTCTGAGCTTGTATCTGCAAAAAACGAAAAGAACACAGCAAAAATTGCCGATTTAGAAGCAGCGATAAAGACTCAAAAAGAGTGGCTCGCTGTTCTCTCCAAATAG
- the rpsD gene encoding 30S ribosomal protein S4, which yields MSTKSRTRSKTRLSRALGIALTPKAAKYLEKRPYAPGEHGRTKRKADSDYAVRLREKQRLRAQYGIREAQLRNVFQEARKTQGLTGENLVELLEMRLDALVLRAGFARTTAQARQLVVHRHILVDGQLVDRPSFRVKPGQLIHVKPRSEVLEPLQVAAAGGHAEVLPPVPAYLDVELDKLHATLVRRPKRSEVPVTCDVQLVVEYYAAR from the coding sequence GTGTCTACTAAGTCACGTACCCGCAGCAAAACTCGTCTTTCGCGTGCCCTCGGCATCGCACTGACTCCTAAGGCAGCAAAGTACCTGGAAAAGCGTCCATACGCCCCAGGTGAGCACGGCCGCACCAAGCGCAAGGCTGACTCTGACTACGCAGTTCGTCTGCGTGAGAAGCAGCGTCTACGCGCTCAGTACGGTATCCGTGAAGCTCAACTTCGCAATGTCTTCCAAGAAGCTCGCAAGACCCAGGGTTTGACTGGTGAAAACCTGGTTGAGCTTCTCGAAATGCGTCTTGACGCACTCGTTTTGCGTGCAGGTTTTGCACGTACCACTGCTCAGGCTCGTCAGCTTGTTGTGCACCGTCACATTCTCGTTGACGGTCAGCTGGTTGACCGCCCATCTTTCCGCGTAAAGCCTGGACAGCTCATCCATGTTAAGCCACGCTCTGAGGTTCTTGAGCCCTTGCAGGTTGCTGCAGCTGGTGGTCACGCTGAAGTTCTTCCTCCGGTACCTGCTTACCTCGATGTTGAACTTGATAAGCTTCACGCAACTTTGGTGCGCCGCCCCAAGCGTTCAGAAGTCCCCGTCACTTGTGACGTTCAGTTGGTTGTTGAGTACTACGCAGCCCGCTAG
- a CDS encoding replication-associated recombination protein A, which translates to MAQGESTLGGNTAPLAVRMRPRNLAEIAGQEKLMTAGSPLHALAQPGSTSSVSVILWGPPGTGKTSLAHAIAASSDRRCVELSAVTAGVKDVRLVMDEAQNQRDLYGVRTLLFLDEIHRFSKAQQDALLPGVENGWVTLIAATTENPSFSVVTPLLSRSLLLRLEPLTDEALFSLIERALSEPYGLNNKFLLEDDASQAIIRFASGDARRVLTSLEAAASIAQQTSKKKSKQLNISAEHVAAAVDSALLRYDRNGDEHYDVISAFIKSIRGSDPDAAIHYLARMIAAGEDPRFIARRLVISASEDIGLADPHALSVATAAADAVAFIGMPEGRIPLAEATVYLATAPKSNAAYLAIDAALSDVNAGKTGVVPNHLRDSHYPGAKKLGHGKGYIYPHDNPLGVVQQQYLPDSLMGRIYYDPTEHGSERDIRARLEKLRAITRRDSPQTKSRDSL; encoded by the coding sequence ATGGCTCAAGGCGAATCGACACTCGGCGGAAACACTGCCCCTCTTGCGGTTCGGATGAGACCACGAAACTTAGCTGAGATTGCAGGTCAAGAAAAATTAATGACAGCAGGGTCCCCGCTTCATGCTTTAGCTCAACCTGGGTCCACTAGTTCAGTTTCAGTTATTCTGTGGGGTCCACCCGGTACGGGGAAGACTTCACTGGCCCACGCTATTGCGGCATCTTCTGACAGGCGCTGTGTTGAACTCTCAGCGGTAACAGCCGGTGTTAAAGATGTCCGTTTAGTAATGGACGAGGCACAAAATCAACGTGACCTCTATGGGGTGAGAACTCTTCTCTTTCTCGACGAAATTCATCGATTTAGCAAGGCGCAACAAGACGCTCTCCTACCAGGAGTTGAAAACGGCTGGGTTACCCTCATTGCTGCTACTACAGAGAACCCCTCTTTCAGTGTTGTGACACCATTACTCTCTCGTTCTTTACTTCTCCGTCTTGAACCGTTGACCGATGAAGCATTATTTTCATTAATTGAGCGAGCACTTTCGGAACCTTATGGTCTCAATAACAAATTTCTTCTCGAAGATGATGCCTCGCAGGCGATAATTCGTTTTGCTTCGGGGGATGCACGTCGTGTGCTCACTTCTTTAGAAGCAGCCGCTTCTATCGCTCAGCAAACGTCAAAAAAGAAGTCGAAACAACTCAATATTTCCGCCGAACACGTAGCAGCTGCAGTGGACAGTGCTCTGTTGAGATATGACCGCAATGGTGATGAACATTACGACGTCATCAGTGCATTCATTAAGTCAATTCGTGGATCAGACCCTGACGCAGCTATTCATTACCTGGCTCGAATGATTGCAGCGGGGGAGGACCCTCGATTTATTGCTCGTCGGCTGGTCATATCTGCTTCAGAAGATATCGGTTTAGCCGATCCTCATGCACTGAGTGTCGCCACTGCAGCGGCGGACGCTGTGGCTTTCATTGGAATGCCAGAAGGCCGTATTCCTTTAGCTGAAGCGACGGTGTATTTGGCTACGGCACCTAAATCAAATGCTGCATACCTAGCAATCGATGCTGCTCTTAGTGACGTCAATGCCGGGAAAACCGGTGTTGTTCCCAACCATCTGCGTGATTCTCACTATCCAGGAGCGAAGAAACTAGGTCACGGTAAGGGATATATATATCCTCATGACAATCCTCTTGGAGTTGTACAGCAGCAATACCTGCCAGATTCGTTGATGGGTCGTATTTACTATGACCCTACTGAACACGGCAGTGAACGTGATATTCGTGCTCGTCTTGAAAAACTCCGAGCAATCACCAGGCGGGATTCTCCGCAGACTAAATCTCGTGATAGTCTTTAG
- the alaS gene encoding alanine--tRNA ligase, which yields MQTAEIRQRWLDFFAARGHTVVPSASLVSDDPTLLFTVAGMVPFIPYLSGVVPPPYPRATSVQKCIRTLDIEEVGKTTRHGTFFQMNGNFSFGDYFKEQAIEYAWELLTTSEADGGLGFAERDLWVTVYEDDDEAIGFWKKTAGLPDERIQRRGKEDNYWSTGQPGPAGPCSEIYFDRGPAYGIEGGPVADEDRYIEIWNLVFMQYLRGEGTSKTEFEILGELPNKNIDTGMGLERVAFLKQGVENLYEIDQVRPVLDRAADLAGVTYGANQENDVRLRVVADHVRSALMLMADGVQASNEGRGYILRRLLRRSVRAMRLLGVDAATFPELFTASRDAMKAAYPDVESEYARISQIAYGEEETFLKTLASGTTILDTAVSETKKSGAKALAGDTAFLLHDTFGFPIDLTLEMAEEAGLSVDRAAFDKLMLDQRTRAKADAKAKKSILADLSIYTDLRAKGETVFTGYTDLETETSILGLLKDGLPVQSASAGDVVEVIVGATSLYAESGGQVSDAGSIIGDGFDLEVLDVQKPVKGLVSHTVEVRSGQVNAGAAATTVVDKNYRAAAAAAHSATHLVHAALREVLGETAHQAGSLNKAGYMRFDFSWNDALSSETKTEIEEIANKAILADYDVVTREMALEEAKKMGAMALFGEKYGETVRMVDIGGPWSRELCAGTHVSHSSQVGLINLISESSVGSSNRRVEALVGADAFKSLAAERAIVHELSSSLKAPRDQVITRVADLMTSLKAAERKIAEFEAAAVREQIPALVNAAAPAGNVTAIVESVSGVASVDDLRNLVTGVREKVQSTNTVIALGAVVEDKPVVIVATTEAARDKGAKAGALAKLAAGVLGGGGGGRDDLAQGGGANTGQLPTALDAVLAELRSL from the coding sequence ATGCAGACTGCTGAGATTCGCCAGAGATGGCTTGATTTTTTTGCTGCCCGTGGTCACACAGTTGTGCCTTCAGCATCCCTCGTGAGCGACGATCCCACCCTTCTTTTTACCGTTGCAGGAATGGTTCCGTTTATTCCCTATCTCTCGGGAGTTGTTCCACCCCCATACCCACGCGCAACAAGTGTTCAGAAGTGCATACGTACTCTGGACATTGAAGAAGTAGGTAAAACTACTCGCCACGGCACGTTCTTCCAAATGAACGGTAACTTCTCTTTTGGCGACTATTTCAAAGAACAGGCAATTGAATATGCATGGGAGCTCCTGACAACTTCTGAAGCAGATGGTGGTCTTGGTTTTGCTGAGAGGGACCTCTGGGTAACTGTCTACGAAGATGATGATGAAGCCATCGGGTTCTGGAAGAAGACCGCTGGCCTGCCAGATGAACGCATTCAACGTCGTGGCAAGGAAGACAACTATTGGTCCACTGGTCAACCTGGTCCAGCTGGACCATGTTCAGAAATTTACTTTGACCGCGGTCCTGCCTACGGCATCGAAGGAGGCCCAGTTGCCGATGAAGATCGCTACATCGAAATATGGAACCTCGTATTCATGCAGTACTTGCGTGGTGAAGGAACCAGTAAGACCGAGTTTGAAATTTTAGGCGAACTTCCCAATAAGAACATTGACACTGGCATGGGGCTGGAGCGCGTTGCTTTCCTCAAACAGGGTGTTGAAAACCTGTATGAAATTGATCAGGTTCGCCCTGTGCTTGACCGTGCTGCAGATTTAGCAGGTGTCACTTACGGTGCCAACCAAGAAAACGACGTTCGTTTGCGTGTTGTAGCTGACCATGTCCGCTCAGCCTTGATGCTCATGGCTGATGGGGTTCAAGCATCCAACGAGGGCCGCGGCTATATTTTGCGCCGACTGCTGCGTCGTTCCGTTCGAGCGATGCGTCTACTGGGTGTTGATGCAGCAACCTTCCCGGAGTTGTTCACTGCTTCACGCGATGCTATGAAGGCGGCATATCCGGATGTGGAGAGTGAATACGCTCGAATTTCTCAAATTGCCTACGGTGAAGAAGAGACATTCCTAAAGACCCTGGCTTCCGGAACAACCATTCTGGATACTGCTGTTTCTGAGACCAAGAAGTCAGGTGCTAAAGCACTTGCTGGAGATACTGCGTTCCTCCTTCATGACACCTTTGGTTTCCCCATTGACCTCACTCTTGAAATGGCTGAAGAAGCAGGTTTGAGTGTTGACCGCGCCGCTTTTGACAAACTAATGCTTGATCAGCGAACACGAGCTAAAGCTGACGCGAAAGCAAAGAAGTCGATCCTTGCAGACCTGTCGATCTACACCGACCTTCGGGCAAAGGGCGAGACTGTCTTCACCGGTTATACCGATCTCGAAACAGAAACCAGCATCTTGGGTCTCCTCAAGGACGGTCTGCCTGTTCAGAGCGCATCCGCTGGTGATGTTGTCGAAGTTATTGTTGGCGCCACCTCACTTTATGCTGAATCTGGTGGTCAGGTTTCAGACGCAGGTTCCATCATTGGTGACGGGTTTGATCTTGAAGTTCTCGACGTTCAGAAACCAGTTAAGGGACTTGTTTCTCACACAGTTGAGGTACGCAGTGGCCAGGTTAATGCTGGTGCTGCCGCAACTACGGTTGTTGACAAGAACTACCGAGCTGCAGCTGCTGCTGCACATTCGGCAACCCACCTCGTCCACGCTGCTCTTCGCGAAGTACTCGGCGAAACAGCTCACCAGGCGGGATCGTTGAATAAAGCTGGATACATGCGCTTTGACTTCTCCTGGAACGATGCATTGTCTTCTGAAACGAAGACAGAAATTGAAGAGATTGCAAACAAAGCAATTTTGGCAGATTACGACGTCGTTACTCGAGAAATGGCCTTAGAAGAAGCTAAAAAGATGGGCGCAATGGCCCTCTTTGGTGAGAAATACGGTGAAACCGTGCGTATGGTGGACATCGGCGGCCCATGGTCACGGGAGTTGTGTGCTGGCACCCATGTTTCTCACTCTTCACAAGTTGGGCTGATCAACTTGATCAGTGAATCCTCTGTCGGATCATCCAACCGCCGTGTAGAAGCACTTGTTGGCGCTGACGCTTTCAAGTCTCTCGCCGCTGAACGTGCAATCGTGCACGAACTCAGTTCTTCGCTCAAAGCGCCACGCGATCAGGTCATCACTCGTGTTGCAGATCTGATGACGAGCTTGAAAGCAGCAGAGCGCAAAATCGCTGAATTCGAGGCAGCAGCCGTGCGTGAACAGATTCCCGCTCTGGTCAATGCCGCCGCTCCCGCGGGTAATGTCACGGCAATTGTTGAGAGTGTTTCAGGGGTTGCTTCAGTGGATGATTTGCGCAATTTGGTCACTGGAGTCCGCGAGAAAGTTCAATCAACTAACACAGTAATTGCTCTTGGTGCAGTCGTTGAGGACAAGCCTGTTGTCATCGTTGCTACTACCGAAGCGGCGCGTGACAAAGGTGCTAAAGCAGGCGCTTTAGCCAAATTGGCTGCCGGTGTTCTCGGTGGCGGTGGCGGCGGTAGAGACGACCTTGCTCAAGGCGGAGGTGCCAATACCGGTCAGCTCCCGACGGCTCTGGATGCTGTTCTCGCGGAGTTACGATCTCTCTAA
- a CDS encoding peptidylprolyl isomerase has product MAQKNENRVSKDVLNRAKTYEERKAAHEKALQKKRRIQKTAVWSSALVVVLALGLGIFSAVFTTLNPAPLPTASETGVSAPDPTLSENRTWTGSMNVAGVPITFELDGAASPQAVASTVSLVNSGFYEGISCHRLTTEGIYVLQCGDPNGDGSGGPGYSYGPVENAPTDDFYPAGTIAMARQGGNGSSMGSQFFIVYQDSTIPSDDAGGYTVIGRITSGLPELISTVTSQGTENGGTDGKPKVPVTITSISVQ; this is encoded by the coding sequence ATGGCACAGAAGAATGAAAACCGCGTATCTAAAGATGTTTTGAACAGAGCAAAAACGTATGAAGAGCGTAAAGCGGCACACGAAAAGGCACTTCAGAAGAAAAGGCGCATTCAGAAAACTGCAGTCTGGTCTTCTGCACTCGTTGTTGTCCTGGCATTAGGACTTGGGATTTTCTCTGCAGTCTTTACAACACTTAACCCAGCACCTCTTCCCACCGCATCAGAGACAGGAGTATCTGCACCTGATCCCACGTTGAGCGAAAATCGTACATGGACAGGTTCAATGAATGTAGCTGGTGTACCTATCACTTTTGAACTCGATGGGGCCGCATCGCCTCAGGCAGTTGCTAGCACCGTTTCCCTTGTGAACAGTGGCTTCTATGAAGGGATAAGTTGCCACCGCCTCACAACCGAAGGCATTTACGTGCTTCAATGTGGAGACCCTAACGGGGATGGTTCTGGCGGACCAGGCTACAGCTATGGGCCAGTAGAAAATGCTCCAACAGATGATTTCTATCCCGCCGGAACAATTGCAATGGCTCGCCAGGGCGGCAACGGTTCTTCAATGGGTAGTCAATTCTTTATTGTGTACCAAGACAGCACTATCCCCAGCGATGACGCCGGTGGGTATACCGTGATTGGTCGAATTACTTCCGGACTTCCAGAACTCATCTCAACGGTGACAAGTCAGGGAACGGAAAATGGTGGTACCGATGGGAAACCGAAGGTTCCTGTGACCATTACATCAATATCTGTACAGTAA